From a single Leifsonia sp. 1010 genomic region:
- a CDS encoding 6-phosphofructokinase, producing MKIGILTSGGDCPGLNAVIRGAVLKGDRVYRSEFAGFRYGWRGVVDGDIMPLDRHSVRGLSRQGGTILGSSRTNPFEGDKGGPENIQRMMDENGIDAIIAIGGEGTLTAARRLTDAGLKIVGVPKTIDNDLAATDYSFGFDTAVEIATEAIDRLRTTAESHQRCMVVEVMGRHVGWIALHSGMAGGAHAILIPEQPQSIEQICEWVESVRDRGRAPVIVVSEGFHLDTMEEAHSHKGLDAFNRPRLGGIGEMLAPMIEERTGIESRATVLGHMQRGGVPSAYDRVLATRLGMAAVDAVYEGRWGSMVSLRGTDVVNVSIADATGGLKTVPAARYEEAALLFG from the coding sequence ATGAAGATCGGCATCCTCACCAGCGGCGGCGACTGCCCGGGCCTGAACGCGGTGATCCGCGGCGCGGTCCTGAAGGGCGACCGCGTGTACCGCTCCGAGTTCGCCGGCTTCCGTTACGGCTGGCGCGGTGTGGTCGACGGCGACATCATGCCGCTCGACCGGCACAGCGTCCGCGGCCTGTCCCGCCAGGGCGGCACCATCCTCGGCTCCAGCCGCACCAACCCTTTCGAGGGCGACAAGGGCGGCCCGGAGAACATCCAGCGGATGATGGATGAGAACGGCATCGACGCGATCATCGCCATCGGCGGGGAGGGCACCCTGACGGCTGCTCGCCGTCTGACCGACGCCGGTCTCAAGATCGTCGGCGTCCCGAAGACCATCGACAACGACCTCGCCGCCACCGACTACTCGTTCGGCTTCGACACGGCGGTCGAAATCGCCACCGAGGCGATCGACCGCCTGCGCACCACCGCCGAGTCGCACCAGCGCTGCATGGTCGTCGAGGTCATGGGCCGTCACGTCGGCTGGATCGCCCTGCACTCGGGCATGGCGGGGGGCGCCCACGCCATCCTCATCCCGGAGCAGCCGCAGTCGATCGAGCAGATCTGCGAGTGGGTCGAGTCGGTCCGCGACCGCGGCCGCGCGCCCGTCATCGTCGTGTCGGAGGGCTTCCATCTCGACACGATGGAGGAGGCGCACTCGCACAAGGGACTGGACGCGTTCAACCGGCCGCGCCTCGGCGGGATCGGCGAGATGCTCGCGCCGATGATCGAGGAGCGCACCGGCATCGAGTCGCGTGCCACCGTGCTCGGCCACATGCAGCGCGGCGGCGTCCCGAGCGCGTACGACCGCGTCCTCGCCACCCGCCTCGGCATGGCGGCGGTGGATGCGGTGTACGAGGGCCGCTGGGGCTCGATGGTGTCGCTGCGCGGCACCGACGTCGTGAACGTCTCGATCGCCGACGCGACCGGCGGTCTGAAGACCGTTCCTGCGGCCCGCTACGAGGAGGCCGCGCTCCTCTTCGGCTGA
- a CDS encoding acetyltransferase → MTSASTSPVNIRPSAGAAEYPALVAIWRRAVDATHDFLSATDRDEIEARLASDYLPAVTLSVAERDGRPVGFSGVLDGTLEMLFVDAAERGGGIGTALLDHAIRDYAVVRVDVNEQNASAAGFYRSRGFEVVGRSATDEAGRPYPLLHLELAPAERPR, encoded by the coding sequence ATGACGTCCGCATCCACGTCACCCGTGAACATCCGCCCCTCCGCCGGAGCAGCCGAGTACCCGGCCCTCGTCGCGATCTGGCGCCGAGCCGTGGATGCGACGCACGACTTCCTCTCCGCGACCGATCGCGACGAGATCGAGGCGCGGCTGGCATCCGACTACTTGCCCGCCGTGACGCTGTCGGTCGCCGAGCGGGACGGCCGTCCCGTCGGCTTCTCCGGTGTGCTCGACGGCACCCTGGAGATGCTCTTCGTGGATGCGGCCGAGCGCGGCGGCGGGATCGGCACGGCGCTTCTCGATCACGCGATCCGCGACTACGCCGTCGTCCGCGTCGACGTCAACGAGCAGAACGCGTCAGCCGCCGGTTTCTACCGCTCACGCGGATTCGAGGTCGTCGGTCGGAGTGCGACCGACGAGGCCGGGCGTCCGTATCCGCTGCTCCACCTCGAGCTCGCACCGGCGGAGCGACCCCGCTAG
- a CDS encoding DUF1622 domain-containing protein, with translation MDAHALFEATGTAFEFAGVAAMAIGLVVAIGLSLVAWRRQRSGAAAFRTLRESFGGVILLGLEILVAADLVKTVTSTPSLTDAVVLGIIVLIRTILSFSLQVEIDGVAPWRRALVTGPETIARAARSANRTPDGTPEPRGA, from the coding sequence ATGGATGCGCACGCGTTGTTCGAGGCGACCGGCACGGCCTTCGAGTTCGCCGGTGTCGCCGCGATGGCGATCGGCCTGGTGGTCGCGATCGGCCTGTCGCTCGTCGCCTGGCGGCGTCAGCGCAGCGGCGCCGCGGCGTTCCGGACGTTGCGCGAGAGCTTCGGCGGCGTCATCCTGCTGGGCCTCGAGATCCTCGTCGCGGCCGACCTGGTGAAGACGGTCACGTCGACGCCGTCGCTGACGGATGCGGTGGTGCTCGGGATCATCGTGCTGATCCGCACCATCCTCAGCTTCTCGCTGCAGGTCGAGATCGACGGTGTCGCGCCGTGGCGGCGCGCTCTGGTCACCGGGCCGGAGACCATCGCGCGGGCCGCCCGCTCGGCGAACCGCACACCGGATGGCACTCCGGAGCCGCGCGGAGCTTGA
- a CDS encoding NADP-dependent oxidoreductase, protein MPRFVQFDEFGSRDYLHVVERERPWPGPGQVLVRVMAAGLNPMDAKAYRDERAAARMGVTLPSGIGQDFAGFVEEIGEGVTRFELGQAVLGTAPFASIADFVVVPEDGQVIAKPDPLTFEAAGSLGVVGRTAFATVRSLGIRERDTVLVSAAAGGVGVLAAQLVVRAGATVIGTASEENHEFLESLGVIPVTYGDGLAERVRDVLDDDRVTAVLDNHGPETIEAALELGVPIERVNSIAVFGPEARGAQNVGGRAATNDDLAELADLLAENELVLPIDSIYPIERTVEAYGRLEGGHVRGKIVIVTD, encoded by the coding sequence GTGCCGCGTTTCGTCCAGTTCGATGAGTTCGGCTCCCGCGACTACCTGCATGTGGTGGAGCGGGAGAGACCGTGGCCGGGACCCGGTCAGGTGCTGGTCCGCGTAATGGCGGCCGGGCTCAATCCGATGGATGCGAAGGCGTACCGCGACGAGCGGGCCGCCGCGCGCATGGGCGTGACGCTGCCGAGCGGGATCGGGCAGGACTTCGCCGGGTTCGTCGAGGAGATCGGCGAGGGCGTCACGCGCTTCGAGCTCGGACAGGCCGTGCTCGGCACGGCGCCGTTCGCCTCCATCGCCGACTTCGTCGTGGTGCCGGAGGACGGCCAGGTGATCGCGAAACCGGACCCGCTGACGTTCGAGGCGGCCGGATCGCTCGGCGTCGTCGGCCGGACCGCGTTCGCGACGGTGCGCTCCCTGGGCATCCGCGAGCGCGACACCGTGCTGGTGAGCGCGGCCGCTGGAGGGGTCGGCGTGCTCGCCGCCCAGCTGGTCGTCCGCGCGGGAGCGACGGTGATCGGCACGGCAAGCGAGGAGAACCACGAGTTCCTCGAGTCGCTCGGCGTCATCCCGGTGACCTACGGCGACGGGCTCGCCGAGCGGGTACGCGACGTCCTCGACGACGACCGGGTGACCGCGGTGCTCGACAACCACGGCCCGGAAACGATCGAGGCGGCGCTGGAGCTCGGCGTGCCGATCGAACGCGTCAACTCCATCGCGGTCTTCGGGCCGGAGGCGCGCGGAGCGCAGAACGTCGGCGGGCGCGCCGCCACCAACGACGACCTCGCGGAGCTCGCCGACCTGCTCGCCGAGAACGAGCTGGTGCTGCCGATCGACTCGATCTATCCGATCGAACGGACGGTGGAAGCGTACGGGCGGCTCGAGGGCGGCCACGTGCGCGGCAAGATCGTCATCGTCACCGACTGA
- a CDS encoding LysR family transcriptional regulator substrate-binding protein produces the protein MSSRFAIAFPLGVTVGKWTRAFEQRYPDVELVVRPSDDPLGVLAAGDADMVFARDAEADDDRHLIPLYAEDVVVVVHHEHLLTLEEHLHLADLDGEPRVAREPSEAFMRSVAAGDGIALLPASVAKALRRKDVVALPLEDGPQSRIGLTWPREGQHPLVDDFIGIVRGRTAHSSRNPEVAAREAADGRKAGGRAPSGRAPSGRGRPGSPKRPRRR, from the coding sequence GTGTCCTCCCGCTTCGCGATCGCCTTCCCGCTCGGTGTCACCGTCGGCAAGTGGACGCGCGCCTTCGAGCAGCGATACCCCGACGTCGAGCTGGTGGTGCGGCCCAGCGACGATCCGCTCGGCGTGCTCGCGGCCGGAGATGCGGACATGGTGTTCGCCCGCGACGCCGAGGCGGACGACGACCGCCACCTCATTCCCTTGTACGCGGAGGACGTCGTCGTGGTCGTGCACCACGAGCACCTGCTCACCCTCGAGGAGCACCTGCACCTCGCCGACCTCGACGGCGAGCCCCGGGTTGCCCGCGAGCCGTCGGAGGCGTTCATGCGCAGTGTCGCCGCCGGCGACGGCATCGCGCTGCTCCCGGCATCGGTCGCGAAGGCCCTCCGCCGGAAGGATGTGGTGGCCCTCCCCCTCGAGGACGGCCCGCAGAGCCGCATCGGCCTGACCTGGCCGCGCGAGGGACAGCATCCCCTGGTCGACGACTTCATCGGCATCGTGCGCGGACGCACGGCGCACAGCTCGCGCAACCCGGAGGTCGCCGCGCGCGAGGCGGCGGACGGCCGCAAGGCGGGCGGCCGCGCGCCCAGCGGCCGCGCACCCTCCGGGCGCGGTCGCCCCGGCTCCCCCAAGCGCCCGCGCCGCCGCTGA
- a CDS encoding DUF6510 family protein, producing the protein MTDQDFLDGNAAAGMLSEVFAADVTTAVGCCGNCGDESVVARGRVYLDEHGLVMRCSVCGDVLAVASERAGRLCLDLRGLAWLEFAVE; encoded by the coding sequence ATGACGGATCAGGACTTCCTCGACGGCAACGCCGCGGCCGGGATGCTGTCGGAGGTCTTCGCGGCCGACGTCACCACGGCGGTCGGCTGCTGCGGCAACTGCGGCGACGAGTCGGTCGTCGCCCGCGGCCGGGTCTATCTGGACGAGCACGGCCTCGTCATGCGCTGCTCGGTCTGCGGCGACGTGCTGGCCGTCGCGTCGGAGCGCGCCGGCCGCCTCTGCCTCGACCTGCGCGGCCTCGCCTGGCTGGAGTTCGCGGTCGAGTAG
- a CDS encoding SDR family NAD(P)-dependent oxidoreductase yields the protein MPPETPASSGLDPDELAVTLRVLGQLHELDQEHPDYVTVRRATAHMFKASKQARKRELRAQVQAADRAVIAATATGAPDRIDDETRGRELTSGTTASHTAGTLITPRACYICKQDYTQVDWFYHQLCPSCAAFSHAKRNATTDLTGKRALLTGGRAKIGMHIALRLLRDGAHLTITTRFPRDAVRRFSQLPDAGRWIDRFRVVGIDLRDPAQVIALADSVAERGPLDILINNAAQTVRRSPGAYSLLAEAETQPLPDGPLPELETFGHTADPHPLALERSVAAHPLLSAADVRGTIAEVAGAAALTADDLAAVAMAAGSSSLEKHADGSAIDAGGLVPDVARVNSWTQNIGAIDALELLEVQLCNQTAPFILIDRLRPSLAAAGRSYIVNVSAMEGVFGRRYKGPGHPHTNMSKAALNMLTRTSAGEMFETDGILMTSVDTGWITDERPHHTKVRLAEEGFHAPLDLVDGAARVYDPIVRGEAGEDLHGVFLKDYRASAW from the coding sequence GTGCCTCCCGAAACCCCGGCGTCCTCCGGCCTCGACCCCGACGAACTCGCCGTCACCCTCCGCGTCCTCGGACAGCTGCACGAGCTGGACCAGGAGCATCCCGACTACGTGACCGTCCGTCGCGCGACCGCGCACATGTTCAAGGCGTCGAAGCAGGCCAGGAAGCGCGAGCTGCGCGCCCAGGTGCAGGCGGCCGACCGCGCCGTCATCGCCGCAACCGCCACCGGTGCTCCCGACCGCATCGACGACGAGACCCGCGGGCGCGAGCTGACCTCCGGCACGACCGCCTCCCACACCGCCGGAACCCTCATCACCCCGCGCGCCTGCTACATCTGCAAGCAGGACTACACGCAGGTCGACTGGTTCTACCACCAGTTGTGCCCGTCGTGCGCCGCCTTCAGCCACGCCAAGCGCAACGCGACCACCGACCTGACCGGCAAGCGCGCGCTGCTCACCGGCGGCCGGGCGAAGATCGGCATGCACATCGCCCTGCGGCTGCTCCGCGACGGCGCCCACCTCACCATCACCACCCGGTTCCCGCGGGATGCGGTGCGCCGGTTCTCGCAGTTGCCCGACGCCGGCCGCTGGATCGACCGGTTCCGGGTCGTCGGCATCGACCTCCGCGACCCGGCGCAGGTCATCGCGCTGGCCGACTCGGTCGCCGAGCGCGGACCCCTCGACATCCTGATCAACAACGCGGCGCAGACCGTCCGTCGCTCGCCCGGCGCGTACTCGCTGCTGGCGGAGGCGGAGACGCAGCCGCTTCCCGACGGTCCGCTGCCGGAGCTGGAGACGTTCGGGCACACCGCGGATCCGCATCCCCTCGCCCTGGAGCGCTCGGTCGCGGCGCACCCGCTGCTGTCGGCGGCCGACGTCCGCGGCACGATCGCCGAGGTCGCCGGTGCGGCCGCGCTCACCGCCGACGACCTGGCGGCGGTCGCGATGGCCGCCGGTTCGTCGTCGCTCGAGAAGCACGCCGACGGCTCCGCCATCGACGCGGGCGGGCTCGTCCCCGACGTCGCGCGCGTGAACAGCTGGACGCAGAACATCGGAGCGATCGACGCGCTGGAGCTGCTCGAGGTGCAGCTGTGCAATCAGACCGCTCCCTTCATCCTGATCGACCGGCTGCGTCCCTCCCTCGCCGCCGCCGGCCGGTCGTACATCGTCAACGTGTCGGCGATGGAGGGCGTCTTCGGCCGCCGCTACAAGGGACCGGGGCACCCGCACACGAACATGTCGAAGGCCGCGCTCAACATGCTCACGCGCACGAGCGCGGGCGAGATGTTCGAGACCGACGGCATCCTCATGACGAGCGTCGACACGGGATGGATCACCGACGAGCGCCCCCACCACACGAAGGTGCGGCTCGCGGAGGAGGGCTTCCACGCCCCCCTCGACCTGGTCGACGGCGCCGCTCGCGTCTACGACCCGATCGTCCGAGGAGAGGCAGGAGAGGACCTGCACGGCGTCTTCCTCAAGGACTACCGTGCCTCGGCCTGGTGA
- a CDS encoding DUF5997 family protein: MKAQTMKPATAAKKLGIYLPAAPDDFRDREISRTELDALNAEPPEWLQTLRAEGPHPRDVVARKLGVSNSGLARGGVTEALTTAQIKDLLADPPQWLVDERATQAAVRAENARVKQRDAERAARRAAEEE, from the coding sequence ATGAAGGCGCAGACCATGAAACCGGCCACAGCGGCCAAGAAGCTCGGCATCTACCTGCCGGCGGCGCCCGACGACTTCCGCGACCGCGAGATCAGCAGGACCGAGCTGGATGCGCTGAACGCCGAGCCGCCGGAGTGGCTGCAGACCCTGCGCGCCGAGGGTCCGCATCCCCGCGACGTGGTGGCACGCAAGCTGGGCGTCTCGAACTCGGGCCTCGCCCGCGGCGGGGTGACCGAGGCGCTGACCACCGCCCAGATCAAGGACCTGCTGGCCGATCCGCCGCAGTGGCTGGTCGACGAGCGGGCGACGCAGGCGGCGGTTCGCGCCGAGAACGCGCGCGTCAAGCAGCGCGACGCGGAGCGGGCGGCCCGGCGCGCGGCCGAAGAGGAGTAG
- a CDS encoding amino acid transporter: MSSTPDQQLSPVPGQARPTPARAKGGALRHWLLTGLVDERGTQQGPHGRNPERTHPWWQVMCLTGVDYFSTLGYQPAIAALAAGLVSPFATLVLVALTLLGALPVYRRVARESFKGSGSIAMLERLLPWWAGKLLVLVLLGFAATDFMITITLSAADASAHAIENPYAPDWFHGNNVLITLVLLALLGAVFLKGFKEAIGIAVVLVAVYLALNVVVVTTSIVEVFQHPTAVDDWWSALFRQNGDPLVVVGIALIVFPRLALGLSGFETGVAVMPQIKGRPDDDPSYPRGRIRGAGRLLTTAAIIMSVFLITSSFTTTLLIPQKDFQPGGPANGRALAYLAHEYLGNGFGTVYDVSTILILWFAGASAMAGLLNLVPRYLPRYGMAPQWARAVRPLVLVFTAIAFLITLVFEASVDAQGGAYATGVLVLITSASLAVTLSARRKRQRKRTVAFGVITAIFVYTTVDNIIERPDGLRIATLFILAILIVSIVSRIGRSFQLRATSVTFDVTALDFILEDAEEGEIRIISHEPDVDTDKEYAQKNKDERKFSHIPQRSRTIFLEVLPSDSSDFEEDLEVQGVVKHGYRVLQVRSGNVPNTIAAVLLEMRDITGVVPAIYFEWTEGNPISNMFRYLITGVGEVAPVTREVLREAERDVKRRPAVHVS, translated from the coding sequence ATGTCGAGCACTCCCGACCAGCAGCTTTCCCCCGTGCCCGGTCAGGCGCGCCCCACCCCGGCACGGGCGAAAGGCGGCGCGCTCCGGCACTGGCTGCTCACCGGGCTGGTGGATGAGCGCGGCACCCAGCAGGGACCGCACGGCCGCAACCCCGAGCGAACCCACCCGTGGTGGCAGGTCATGTGCCTCACCGGTGTCGACTACTTCTCCACCCTCGGCTACCAGCCGGCCATCGCGGCGCTCGCCGCCGGCCTCGTCTCGCCGTTCGCGACGCTGGTGCTCGTGGCTCTCACCCTGCTCGGCGCACTGCCGGTCTACCGCCGGGTGGCGCGGGAGAGCTTCAAGGGGTCCGGCTCCATCGCGATGCTGGAGCGGCTGCTTCCCTGGTGGGCGGGCAAGCTGCTGGTGCTCGTGCTGCTGGGCTTCGCGGCGACGGACTTCATGATCACGATCACGCTGTCGGCGGCGGACGCCTCGGCGCACGCGATCGAGAACCCGTACGCGCCGGATTGGTTCCACGGCAACAACGTGCTGATCACGCTCGTCCTGCTCGCGCTGCTCGGCGCGGTGTTCCTCAAGGGGTTCAAGGAGGCGATCGGCATCGCGGTGGTGCTGGTCGCCGTGTACCTGGCCCTCAACGTGGTCGTGGTGACCACCTCCATCGTGGAGGTGTTCCAGCATCCCACCGCGGTCGACGACTGGTGGAGCGCGCTGTTCCGGCAGAACGGCGACCCGCTCGTCGTCGTCGGGATCGCCCTGATCGTGTTCCCTCGACTCGCCCTCGGCCTCTCCGGTTTCGAGACCGGCGTGGCAGTCATGCCGCAGATCAAGGGCCGCCCGGACGATGACCCGTCGTACCCGAGGGGCCGCATCCGCGGTGCCGGCCGGCTGTTGACGACGGCCGCGATCATCATGAGCGTCTTCCTCATCACGTCGAGCTTCACGACCACCCTGCTCATCCCGCAGAAGGACTTCCAGCCCGGCGGCCCCGCCAACGGACGCGCGCTCGCGTACCTGGCGCACGAGTACCTCGGCAACGGGTTCGGCACCGTCTACGACGTCAGCACCATCCTCATCCTCTGGTTCGCGGGCGCCTCGGCCATGGCCGGTCTGCTCAACCTGGTGCCGCGCTACCTGCCCCGGTACGGGATGGCGCCGCAGTGGGCGCGCGCGGTGCGTCCGCTCGTCCTCGTCTTCACGGCCATCGCCTTCCTGATCACCCTGGTCTTCGAAGCGAGCGTGGATGCGCAGGGCGGCGCGTACGCGACCGGCGTCCTGGTGCTCATCACGTCCGCCTCCCTCGCGGTGACGCTGTCGGCGCGGCGGAAGCGGCAGCGGAAGCGGACCGTCGCGTTCGGCGTCATCACGGCGATCTTCGTCTACACGACGGTCGACAACATCATCGAGCGGCCGGACGGCCTCCGCATCGCGACCCTGTTCATCCTCGCCATCCTGATCGTGTCGATCGTGTCGCGCATCGGGCGGTCGTTCCAGCTGCGCGCCACGTCCGTCACGTTCGACGTGACGGCGCTCGACTTCATCCTCGAAGACGCGGAGGAGGGCGAGATCCGCATCATCTCGCACGAGCCCGACGTCGACACGGACAAGGAGTACGCGCAGAAGAACAAGGACGAGCGGAAGTTCAGCCACATCCCGCAGCGGTCGCGCACCATCTTCCTCGAGGTGCTGCCGTCGGACTCCTCCGACTTCGAAGAGGACCTGGAGGTGCAGGGCGTCGTCAAGCACGGTTACCGGGTGCTGCAGGTGCGCAGCGGAAACGTGCCGAACACGATCGCGGCCGTGCTGCTGGAGATGCGCGACATCACGGGCGTGGTGCCGGCCATCTACTTCGAGTGGACGGAAGGCAATCCGATCTCGAACATGTTCCGTTACCTGATCACGGGCGTCGGAGAGGTCGCGCCCGTGACCCGCGAGGTGCTGCGGGAGGCCGAGAGGGACGTCAAGCGCCGTCCGGCCGTGCACGTGTCCTGA
- a CDS encoding alpha-hydroxy-acid oxidizing protein → MSSAGRDAQSEIYRDGVAGRVPRIPVGYPQLERAAQRRLSRAAFAYIAGSAGLERTADANAEAFRHRRIVPRVLRDVSARDLSVELFGVRRPTPLLLAPIGVLELARRGGDAAAARAAAALGVPAVLSNQASQPMEEVVGAMEDVAAGASRWFQLYWSSSRDLVASLVERAERSGCEAIVVTLDTHVLGWRPRDLALGYLPFSRGLGIAQYTSDPVFQQLVRERAVVASGPRPTPTPAAVAAFASILRHHPGPLREKLRSGEPLAAVETFLDVFADPSLTWNDLAFLRERTRLPIVLKGVLHPDDARRALDAGMDAVQVSNHGGRQIDGEVAALDALPGVVAAVDGRVPVIFDSGIRGGADAVIALALGARAVAIGRPYAYALAVAGEAGVRELLRNTIAELDITLGLAGVRSVAELDAGILSTSRETVAH, encoded by the coding sequence ATGAGCAGCGCCGGGCGCGACGCCCAGTCCGAGATCTACCGCGATGGTGTCGCAGGCCGTGTCCCGCGCATCCCCGTGGGATACCCCCAGCTGGAGCGAGCGGCACAGCGACGGCTGAGCCGAGCGGCGTTCGCGTACATCGCCGGCTCCGCCGGGCTGGAGCGCACGGCGGACGCGAACGCGGAGGCATTCCGACACCGGCGCATCGTCCCGCGCGTCCTGCGCGACGTGTCGGCGCGCGACCTCTCCGTCGAGCTGTTCGGCGTCCGGCGACCGACCCCGCTGCTGCTCGCCCCGATCGGCGTGCTGGAGCTCGCCCGGCGCGGAGGGGATGCGGCCGCGGCCCGCGCCGCCGCCGCGCTCGGCGTGCCGGCCGTGCTCTCGAACCAGGCATCGCAGCCGATGGAGGAGGTCGTCGGCGCCATGGAGGACGTCGCGGCCGGCGCATCCCGCTGGTTCCAGCTGTACTGGAGCTCGTCGCGCGACCTGGTGGCCAGCCTCGTCGAGCGGGCGGAGCGCTCCGGCTGCGAAGCGATCGTGGTCACCCTCGACACGCATGTGCTGGGCTGGCGGCCGCGCGACCTCGCCCTCGGCTACCTTCCCTTCAGCCGGGGTCTCGGGATCGCGCAGTACACCTCCGATCCGGTGTTCCAGCAGCTGGTGCGCGAGCGGGCGGTCGTCGCATCCGGTCCGCGCCCGACGCCGACACCCGCGGCCGTCGCGGCGTTCGCCAGCATCCTGCGCCACCACCCCGGTCCGCTGCGCGAGAAGCTGCGGTCGGGAGAGCCGCTCGCCGCGGTCGAGACGTTCCTCGACGTGTTCGCCGACCCGTCGCTGACGTGGAACGACCTGGCGTTCCTGCGCGAGCGCACCCGGCTGCCGATCGTGCTGAAGGGCGTGCTGCATCCCGACGACGCGCGCCGCGCCCTCGACGCCGGGATGGATGCGGTGCAGGTCTCGAACCACGGCGGACGCCAGATCGACGGAGAAGTGGCCGCACTCGACGCCCTCCCCGGGGTCGTGGCGGCGGTCGACGGACGGGTGCCGGTGATCTTCGACAGCGGCATCCGTGGCGGGGCGGATGCCGTGATCGCCCTCGCCCTCGGTGCCCGGGCCGTCGCGATCGGCCGACCGTATGCCTACGCTCTCGCGGTCGCCGGCGAGGCGGGCGTGCGGGAGCTGCTGCGCAACACGATCGCCGAGCTCGACATCACCCTCGGTCTCGCCGGCGTCCGCAGCGTCGCCGAGCTGGATGCGGGCATCCTGTCGACTTCGCGGGAGACGGTCGCTCACTAG
- a CDS encoding CYTH domain-containing protein, translating to MPHHSQTEIERKYDVDAEAQHPQLVGVGTIAVQGEPERHELVATYFDTADLALAQHRTAVRVRRGGHDAGWHVKLPADEGRTELHWELTEGDEPPAELRQHLRELIGDEPLVPIARVTNQRDSVLLQDAAGFEVAELTDDHVRSENLRSGGTQEWREWEVELLSGAPDSRQRRNALLDEIEEHLLAAGARPSASSSKLQRALGL from the coding sequence ATGCCCCACCACTCCCAGACCGAGATCGAGCGCAAGTACGACGTCGACGCCGAGGCGCAGCATCCTCAGCTCGTCGGCGTCGGCACGATCGCGGTGCAGGGCGAGCCCGAGCGGCACGAGCTCGTGGCCACCTATTTCGACACGGCCGACCTCGCGCTCGCCCAGCACCGGACCGCGGTCCGTGTGCGCCGCGGCGGCCACGACGCCGGCTGGCACGTCAAGCTGCCCGCCGACGAGGGCCGCACCGAGCTGCACTGGGAGCTCACCGAGGGCGACGAGCCGCCCGCGGAGCTGCGTCAGCACCTGCGGGAGCTGATCGGCGACGAGCCGCTCGTCCCGATCGCCCGGGTCACGAACCAGCGCGACAGCGTCCTGCTGCAGGATGCCGCCGGCTTCGAGGTGGCGGAGCTCACCGATGACCACGTCCGCAGCGAGAACCTCCGCAGCGGCGGGACGCAGGAGTGGCGCGAGTGGGAGGTGGAGCTCCTCAGCGGAGCCCCCGACTCCCGTCAGCGCCGCAACGCCCTCCTCGACGAGATCGAGGAGCACCTCCTCGCGGCAGGAGCCCGGCCGTCCGCCAGCTCGTCCAAGCTGCAGCGCGCCCTCGGCCTCTGA
- a CDS encoding FAD-binding oxidoreductase: MADVVATRMETPTARTIRLRIPGLHGHLAGQHVDIRLTAPDGYQAVRSYSIASGGGRGAIEPHDLPDDELELTVEELADGEVSPYLVRDLADGDQLEVRGPVGGWFVWRDGDTTPVQLIAGGSGVVPLMSMARAHAAAASPAPFGMLYSLRSPASGYYSDELAALAADTASPLQLDYVYTRQAPEGAPAPARLTAEGLMRLTIPASDSPTFFICGSTPFVEAVSGWLVDAGHEAARIRTERYGGIGGTP; encoded by the coding sequence GTGGCCGACGTCGTCGCCACACGGATGGAGACCCCGACGGCCCGCACCATCCGGCTGCGCATCCCCGGATTGCACGGCCACCTCGCGGGGCAGCACGTCGACATCCGGTTGACGGCGCCCGACGGCTACCAGGCGGTCCGGTCGTACTCGATCGCCTCCGGCGGTGGACGCGGAGCCATCGAACCGCATGACCTCCCCGACGACGAGCTGGAGCTGACGGTGGAGGAGCTCGCCGACGGCGAAGTCTCCCCCTACCTCGTCCGCGACTTGGCCGACGGCGACCAGCTGGAGGTGCGCGGTCCCGTCGGAGGCTGGTTCGTCTGGCGCGACGGCGACACCACGCCGGTGCAGTTGATCGCGGGCGGCTCCGGTGTCGTCCCGCTCATGTCGATGGCCCGGGCGCACGCCGCCGCCGCGAGCCCCGCACCGTTCGGGATGCTCTACTCGCTGCGCTCCCCCGCCTCCGGGTACTACTCGGACGAACTCGCGGCGCTGGCCGCCGACACGGCCTCGCCGCTTCAGCTCGACTACGTCTACACGCGGCAGGCTCCGGAGGGCGCACCGGCGCCCGCCCGGCTCACCGCCGAAGGCCTCATGCGTCTCACCATCCCGGCCTCCGACTCCCCCACCTTCTTCATCTGCGGCTCCACGCCGTTCGTCGAGGCGGTCTCCGGCTGGCTCGTCGACGCGGGTCACGAGGCGGCGCGCATCCGCACCGAACGCTACGGCGGCATCGGAGGCACGCCATGA